The Salvia hispanica cultivar TCC Black 2014 unplaced genomic scaffold, UniMelb_Shisp_WGS_1.0 HiC_scaffold_126, whole genome shotgun sequence genome includes a region encoding these proteins:
- the LOC125198175 gene encoding putative RING-H2 finger protein ATL37 gives MERRRGVDQGGECAVCLGEFEDEDSVRLLPNCTHAFHVSCIDQWFAAHTSCPLCRMPVLRQETDSAPASPDLAVDPINRGESSSVEPSSMGQSVGLLRNCASLMTPMERRSSSARLKRSLSMDQSVVVIDVQRTNCAGATSFLSSSTDQITIRRSGSLSHFDHKWLRSISCLRTNHTNSILPY, from the coding sequence ATGGAGCGCCGCCGCGGCGTCGATCAGGGAGGAGAATGCGCGGTGTGCTTGGGGGAATTCGAGGACGAGGACTCCGTGCGTCTGCTGCCTAATTGCACCCACGCCTTCCATGTTTCCTGCATCGACCAGTGGTTCGCGGCGCACACCAGCTGTCCGCTCTGCCGGATGCCCGTGCTCCGCCAGGAAACAGATTCGGCACCGGCATCTCCAGATCTAGCCGTGGATCCAATTAATCGTGGCGAGAGCAGTAGCGTTGAGCCGTCGTCGATGGGGCAATCGGTTGGTTTGCTCCGTAATTGCGCGTCGTTGATGACGCCGATGGAGCGGAGGTCGTCGTCGGCGCGGCTGAAGCGGTCGCTGTCGATGGATCAGTCGGTTGTGGTGATTGATGTGCAGAGGACTAATTGTGCGGGTGCGACGTCGTTTTTGTCTTCCTCCACAGATCAAATTACTATAAGGAGGAGTGGGTCGTTGAGCCACTTCGATCACAAGTGGCTCAGGTCCATCTCTTGCTTGCGGACTAATCACACAAATTCAATTCTACcttactaa